In Deltaproteobacteria bacterium, a genomic segment contains:
- a CDS encoding TlpA family protein disulfide reductase has translation MKRASGSVRGIGAVALVAVILVVLAAVFLLVRNRQSGRDGKTATESALPSAAAPSAPKTAPPFSLPDVNGNLFSSESFAGKPTVINFFATWCPPCRNETPGFVEVYNRHRGKGLEMIGISLDTDTRGNLAGFLMTHRIEYRILYGDLATARAYGGVSSIPTTFFIGKDGEIKNIHVGYIDKDAFDAEVRKLL, from the coding sequence ATGAAACGGGCATCGGGATCGGTACGAGGAATCGGGGCCGTGGCGCTGGTCGCCGTGATCCTCGTGGTGTTGGCGGCAGTGTTCCTTCTGGTCCGCAACCGGCAATCCGGCCGGGACGGGAAGACCGCGACGGAATCCGCGCTCCCGTCGGCCGCCGCGCCGTCCGCGCCGAAAACCGCCCCTCCGTTCTCGCTTCCCGACGTGAACGGGAATCTCTTCTCCTCCGAAAGCTTCGCGGGGAAGCCCACCGTCATCAACTTCTTCGCGACCTGGTGCCCACCGTGCCGGAACGAGACCCCGGGCTTCGTCGAGGTGTACAACCGGCACAGGGGGAAAGGACTCGAGATGATCGGGATCTCGCTCGATACCGACACCCGGGGAAACCTTGCCGGGTTCCTGATGACCCACCGGATCGAGTACAGGATCCTCTACGGGGATCTGGCCACCGCGCGGGCGTACGGCGGCGTCTCCTCGATCCCCACCACCTTCTTCATCGGGAAGGACGGGGAGATCAAGAACATCCATGTCGGCTACATCGACAAGGACGCCTTCGATGCGGAAGTGCGGAAACTGCTGTGA